One Mugil cephalus isolate CIBA_MC_2020 chromosome 12, CIBA_Mcephalus_1.1, whole genome shotgun sequence DNA segment encodes these proteins:
- the LOC125018051 gene encoding alpha-tectorin-like — MVEFLLYVAAFCMLSGATTANKTFISSGEMNITSCPITYYGQKYDKVYVTFNQNRFAVCFNNLYKPGIKNDCILMSGGTADRGNLAVLSREIPTGSGVHKLLPNLKGAGHCVNIIPLRDSQHSEIEQVELGNFGAQAILAIKTYSGYTSSEVEADALVDGLTVSKQRFQTAETIKGVITDVSGCRLSGVIYKTNTTVRNPDICSTVTCDVNGVVSAVSDCGPMERCQGNDSCILNTVCSVTGSAVVDFIGRVHSVPDRCGYTLLKPSTIPGFQVLGVFKERRRKDVSFLDRVILQTDGVQISLEQGSKVQVNNKNVMLSATTQVVYGVELSKDRTGVTAKITSSNYSISILFDGYTALIHMTGPDGAPVNGLCGDSGSTLSEERVSEHSATDCKIKHNEAADGTVNCNTITGWCNVLKQAPFSACNSYVDPEPFVTSCTQTLCKYPAVDHLDCQFLEAYVRACSYQGNVTVEEWRAKTSCSDVPQVFCQDKFCSAHEFCGVDSVSGETRCHCRAIFAAKYKPTSSFGEPTVCGKKSATVTLANCLLEDKGIDYSLLHLNDRTCRGKIHNQTHMVTFNFNSDNTCGAVIMANNSHIIYKNTIMTQNISMFGLITRHDLVHIDFTCYYTQPDVNTLAIKLKHSSVIQQIASGEWNYNLTMNAYASPDHMQAIESSTDIQLNEKLWVELKTEGLDEEMVVVVTDSCWATDQPSPSGSLRYDLIIKGCPNHADQTVKVDGNGMGTSSSFSFNAFQFSGNTGDVYLHCKVELCVKQSKTCTPTCNQAQRRRRSAMAKYEDENPAIISMAWTY, encoded by the exons ATGGTTGAATTCCTGCTTTACGTGGCTGCATTCTGCATGCTGAGCG GGGCTACAACAGCAAACAAGACTTTCATCAGCTCTGGGGAGATGAACATCACCTCGTGCCCCATCACCTATTATGGACAGAAATACGACAAAGTCTAT GTGACCTTCAATCAAAACAGATTTGCAGTCTGCTTCAACAATTTATACAAGCCTGGAATCAAAAACGACTGTATCCTGATGTCTGGAGGGACGGCTGACCGAGGAAACCTGGCAGTGCTTTCCAGAGAAATCCCAACTGGGTCGGGGGTTCATAAGCTTCTACCCAACTTGAAGGGAGCTGGACACTGTGTCAACATAATACCACTGAGAGACAGCCAACACTCTGAG ATTGAACAAGTTGAACTTGGCAATTTTGGGGCCCAAGCAATTCTGGCAATCAAGACATACTCTGGGTACACAAGCAGTGAAGTG GAGGCAGATGCTCTGGTCGACGGCCTCACAGTTTCTAAACAGAGATTCCAGACAGCTGAGACGATCAAAGGCGTCATCACAGATGTGAGCGGATGCAGACTCTCAG GTGTCATTTATAAGACAAATACAACAGTAAGGAACCCAGACATCTGCTCCACTGTAACCTGTGACGTGAATGGGGTCGTGAGCGCCGTTAGTGACTGTGGTCCCATGGAGCGCTGCCAGGGAAATGACag TTGCATCTTAAACACTGTGTGCTCTGTGACTGGATCAGCTGTTGTCGATTTCATTGGAAGAGTTCACTCTGTCCCCGATCGTTGTGGATACACTCTGCTGAAGCCCTCCACCATCCCAGGCTTCCAGGTGCTGGGTGTTTTCAAGGAAAGACGTCGTAAAGACGTTAGTTTTCTGGACCGTGTGATCTTGCAGACAGATGGTGTTCAGATTTCTCTGGAACAAGGCAGTAAAGTTCAG GTTAATAACAAGAACGTGATGCTCAGTGCCACGACTCAGGTGGTGTACGGTGTGGAGCTCTCTAAGGACCGGACAGGCGTGACTGCTAAGATTACGTCCTCCAACTACAGCATCTCCATCCTCTTTGATGGCTACACCGCACTAATACACATGACAG GACCAGATGGAGCACCTGTGAATGGTTTATGTGGTGATTCTGGGTCAACACTGAGTGAAGAAAGGGTCTCTGAACACAGTGCAACTGA CTGCAAGATAAAACATAATGAAGCTGCTGATGGCACAGTCAACTGCAACACCATCACTGGATG GTGTAACGTCCTGAAGCAGGCTCCTTTCAGTGCTTGCAACTCATATGTTGACCCAGAGCCCTTCGTAACTTCCTGTACTCAAACACTGTGCAAATACCCTGCAGTGGATCATCTCGACTGCCAGTTCCTAGAGGCCTACGTCCGAGCCTGCAGTTATCAGGGCAATGTCAcagtggaggagtggagggcAAAGACCAGCTGTT CTGATGTTCCTCAAGTTTTCTGTCAGGACAAGTTCTGCAGTGCTCATGAGTTCTGTGGTGTGGACAGTGTTAGTGGAGAAACTCGCTGCCACTGTCGGGCCATCTTTGCCGCAAAGTACAAACCAACAAGCAGTTTTG GTGAGCCGACTGTCTGTGGGAAAAAGTCTGCTACGGTAACTCTGGCTAACTGTCTCTTGGAGGACAAAGGCATTGACTACTCGCTCTTACACCTCAACGACAGGACCTGTAGAGGCAAAATACACAACCAGACCCACATGGTCACGTTCAACTTCAACAGCGACAATACTTGTGGTGCAGTGATTATG GCAAACAACAGCCATATTATCTACAAGAACACTATCATGACACAGAACATCTCCATGTTTGGCCTCATCACCCGTCACGACCTTGTGCATATAGACTTCACCTGCTATTACACTCAGCCAGATGTCAACACCTTGGCAATCAAACTTAAACACAG TTCTGTGATCCAGCAGATTGCCTCAGGAGAATGGAATTACAATCTGACCATGAATGCCTACGCCAGCCCAGACCACATGCAAGCTATTGAGTCAAGCACCGACATTCAACTCAATGAAAAACTCTGGGTAGAGTTGAAGACCGAAGGACTAGATGAAGAAATGGTTGTAGTGGTGACTGACTCCTGCTGGGCAACTGATCAACCCTCACCGAGTGGAAGCCTGAGATATGACCTCATCATAAAAGG CTGCCCTAACCATGCAGACCAGACGGTGAAGGTGGATGGCAATGGAATGGGAACTTCCAGTTCTTTCTCTTTCAACGCGTTCCAGTTCTCTGGAAATACTGGTGATGTCTACCTGCACTGCAAAGTAGAGCTGTGTGTCAAGCAAAGCAAAACCTGCACACCG ACCTGCAACCAGGCTCAGAGAAGACGCAGATCTGCCATGGCAAAATATGAGGATGAAAACCCGGCCATCATTAGCATGGCCTGGACTTATTAA